The Gossypium hirsutum isolate 1008001.06 chromosome D02, Gossypium_hirsutum_v2.1, whole genome shotgun sequence region aattactttaattttatattaatataagtaGACATGTCCATGGGTGGCACGGCTCAAAAGGCCCGTCTGAAATTTGAGAGAGTTGGGACAAAAATATAAACTTGAAATAtaagtttagaaaaaaaaatattatttataaataggCTAGGCTTCGAGTAAATCATTTTTGACCTAAGCCTAACCTGACCATTTGCCCTAAAATGACTTACCTAAGACTTGACCGATTTATAAATTGGGTACCAAACTCATATATTCTCACACGTTCAAGTAAGGCACAACCTATGACAGACGGCAGCAtcaataataatgaaatttaaagtgaaagagaaaatattgaaTTTCATAGGGGAAAACGTGTTTGGTTTACATGATACCAAGAAGAATTTCGGGGTTTCAAAACAACTGCCACATTGCAAATCAATCTCAATATGTATAATCATTCCATTTGCAAAAAATCGAACTCACTGTATAAACCAAAATAACACATACAACAATAAAAGAATGATTCCTAATGGCCACTGTTCTGTGTTAATTTCTTTGAACCTTCTATATACCCTTCCCATCACAATGATACATTTGCAGTTGAAACCCTTGAACCTCACCAGTTAAACACAGTACAAGTTTTACATTGACTTGGTTTCAGTCAAAAATCCTTTCCCCTGTTGAGAAGACCAAGAATATGAAAGAACTGAATATGCACAGCCATCCAGGAATGAAAAACACTGCTCTCCAGCTTTCAGGACTGGATAGACCTGAATATTCGATTTTAGCCGCTTCAAGAAGCCGACCGGTCATATCAACCCCGATAATCCCAGCTAGAGTACCCGCTGTGTTTGAGACACCCATTACAATTCCTGCATATCTAGGTGCAATATCCATATGGTTCACTGCAAAACCAGCTCTCCCAAGTGCCAAGAACCCGAGTGCCACTGAAGAACATAAAATAGCTCCACCAGATGTTCTGAAGATCGGAAGTGCTAACAGTGCAATCGAAGCAACTATAAATCCTACAGTGTTCAAGAACTTCCTAGTTTTAGTCACTGACATCACTCTTTTGGTGACCAAGTGGTCAGCGACAATCCCACCTATATTCGAGAATAAGAACATGTTTAAGTAGGGCATCATCTTAGAAGAACCCATTTCCTGAAGACTCAGCTGGAGGCCCTGCTCGAAGTATGTAGGCAGCCAGTTCATCAATACGTAAAGAGCATAGTGGAATGTGAAATTATTTACCACAATTGCCCAAACTGGCCTGCTGACtaaaatcttcttccatggaaTTTTGGTTGCTTTGACAGTACTTCCTCCATTCTCCATTTTTGTCCTTGGACTTGCTTCGGTAGGTAACAAAGACTCTCCAAATCCAGCAGCGGCGGCTTTTGGATGCTCAGATCGAGGGGGGTCAGTTGCATATTTAAACCAAAGCACAGACCAGAGGACACCTAATGCTGCTTCTGCAAGAAATACAGATTCGGGACCTTTTAACTTCACCAGGCTTGGAAGGAAAAGCATCCCCATAGCTGCACCTAGGTACATCCCAGAAGTTGTAAGTGAAACAGATCTCGATCTCTCATGTGGCGGAACCCACTGTGCTAAGACAGTGTGGATTGAAGGGAAGATGAAACCTTGTGCTACACCAACAAGCAACCGAGCAACGACTAAGATTGTGACTCTATTAGGATCTAGCGGAACCAAGAAACAAGTCAATGACCATAATACAAACGAGAGAAGAAGAACCTTCCTTCCCCCAATCTTTTGAGCAGCCCATCCTCCAGGCACTTGAGAACAAGCATAACCATAGTAGAATGTGGAAAGTATCGTGCCTTTGCTTGACTGGTTAATCCCAGCAGCATCAGCTGCAACTGTGTATGCTATAGAGAAGCCGACGCGTTCTATGTAACAAACGCAAGTGCTAACAAAggttaaaatgacaattaagTATCGATTTGGGAGATTCATCCAAGTCATAATTCACTTTCCTATAGGAATCTTAGTTTTGCTAACTGTCTTCAAACAAATAGACCATCCAGCAGCTTGGTGTTCAATCCTCGGTAGCAACCACTTTACAACAAGACAGTAGTTTCTTCAATAGTGTTCCAAGCCTACAAGATACTAGCCAAGCCTGAAAGGAAAAATATTATTCAAATGTTACAAATACAGTGTAAAGCACCATTAAATCAACTTGCAAAAGCTAAATGTTAACTAGACATCAATTAAGAAAGAACTCATGCTTAATTTGCTATATTACTGAAATCTTAAGTGAAAACATTGGCTGcatcaaaacaaaatatttctaGAGGCGAGATTGCTGGTAAGGAAATGAAGTGAACTTGAGCATGAACTGCATCCAGACGATAAACAATAACTAGGATTAATAGAGTAGCATGTAATCTGATTAACAGAAGTTTGAAACTAAATACTGCTCAAGTAATGTAAGAGTAAAAACTAATATGAACATGAAACTTCTTGAGTTAAAAATTGGGAGATACAAATTTAGTAACTCATACTTGTTCCCAAGAATATAAAGAAGTTTATAagtagaaaaaaatggaaaaatcaaAAGATGAAACCGTGATATTTTCCCAAGAAATCATTACCAGAGGTAGAGATGACATTTTCCCAAATTTGGAATTGAAGTGATCAAGAAAATTGCAGACAGCATTTGCAAAGCATGAAAAATGGGATTGGCATTTTAATCAAGATCTGGGAAAATGCAAGGGTTCCATTACgttaaaccattttttttatcaGTTATATACAAGATGAATGAACTGATCCACGTACTAACAAATtcaaagaaacagaacaagacaTTGGCAAGAAAGTAAACAAAGGCAAAAAAGAAAACATCTTTTAAGAAATGAAGTAATTCAAGCAGAATCAAAATACAAGAAGAAATGATCAAATTCCGATCTCATTATATATAAAAGGGGATAAGAGAACTGAGTTTTAGTTAAAGTATTCGGTTTTCCTTTCCCCCAGAAACTCACCCGCTGGTCAACTTTAACGAACAagacgaaaaaaaaaaaaaaacccaaaaaatctcAGTAACTAAAATCCAACATTTCTCATTAAAAGACGAAGCAAGAAATGGAATTAATAGggaaaattgaacaaaaaaaagtgaCTCAATTGAAgcaataagaagaaaaagaagcagaAACAAGAAACAAGAAACAAGAAGAAGAGAACACACCTTGGGATTGTTTGGGAATGCATCCAAGAAAGAAAAGAGCGAGAATGAGAGGGGTTAATGTTTCATGTGAATGTCAAACATGTAAGGACATTGATATAAAGAAAGATATATgaataaaaaacaaagaagatagaaagatagaaagaaagaaagaaagagagagaggaaGTCAAACGTGGGGGTTTTTGGTTATCTTCTCTCTCTTTCCTTCAATGTCACACATGAGATGAGAAGCCTTCTTCACTATAAAGCCAAACCCTTCCTGGTCCTCTCTCCTTTACTGTGTCAACATTAACATTTAATAAGGGGTAAATTctgaacttaaaaaaaattactatataAACACTAACATTATGGATTTGTTATAATATAGCCACTAAACCATGTAAATTTATGTTGAAAGTGTAAGAGTTTGTGTATTTCTATGGTGGTTGTGACAAGAAATTCTAACTAATGGGGAGCGGGCTCACCGGCATATATCTAATGAAAGCTATTGTGTTCGTTGTGGATTTCCCATTAAGACTAGTCTACTTACCGTACGAGATTGTGAGTTCTCAAAAGTAATTTGGAAGACGGTGATTCCTAATTCAATCAGAAATATGTTCTTTTCATCGAATCTGAACATGTGGTTAACCAAGAACTCGTTATCTCAAGAGGAATTGATAATGAAGGAAGAAAATTGGCCGACTTTGTTTGCAATATTGTGTTGGCTGTTATGGAAAAGCCGAAATACTTTCATTTTCAATATATAATAGCCATAGTAATGTTCTTGTAGGTAAATGTTTAACTTGGGTTGGGAACTTTGTAAACTCAAAATCACGTGAGCTCCACTGCATTCAGAAGGTGTCGGGGTGATTATTAGAGGCTGCTGAAGAAAGGGTGGGTTAAGTTGAATATAGATGGTGCATTGTTGAAAAGCAGTAATATTGCTGCAATTGGAGGCGTGTTTAGAGGCCATGATGCCAATTGGATGTGAGGTTTTGCCATgtaaattggaaaagattcagtTTTTAAATCTGGGGTAAGAGTTATATACCTCAATTTAGCATAGGCGTTTGGTTTTAGGCAATCGGAGTTGGGGTGTGACAATGCTTTAGTTGTGGAGGATGTTATTAGAGTTGCATTTGATTAGTCAACTTTTATACTGAAATTAAAAGGTTTATTTTCAACACGGAACATAGCAGAGAAGCTAATTGGATAACTAAATCAGGGAGTGAGAACTATAATGAGATGCAGGTATATGAAGAGTCCCCAACTTTATTACGGGAGCTTCTCAATGTAGATCTTAATTCTTTGGTTGTTACTAGAGCTTCTTAGATTTATTAAAGAGCGATGCAAGAGCATTTAAGGAAAATTAAAGAATGAGGGTGACGTACGAATTGAAGAGCATGAGCATTCAATCTGCTGTCGTTCTATAGAAGGTACTTCTTCAGGTGTATTTTTTTGGCAATGGATTGGGCAATACAGTGTCGTTTTCCTTTGCTTAATAAGTAATTGATTTGAACAATTGAACGTCCAGTAAAACGCCAAAGGCACCTGCTTTTGCCCAACCTTCACTCTTTAATTCAATCATAAGCAATAAaagatcaaaaagaaaaaaaagaatcaatGGTGATGCCTACTAGAACAATTTTacttaatataatataaacaataattAGAAAAAGTCAACAATCTGGCAGCCtgtccaaatatatatatataaacgaaTCCTAGATTGAAAAACTTTTGAATGTGCAGGtagcatgtttaaataacaaataaaagggAATAATGCTCGTTGAGGAGAGTGGTAAGGGTTTATTATCTCTTAAACTAGGTTAATAATAAGGTTTTGAGTTTGTGTCTTTTGAATGGagaaaataatgttaaaagaGTTTTACTTTAATTCTAAGAATTTGACTTAACTCAACTCTAGATTTAATCGGAATCCAAAAACCATGATCTAATATAACCTCCTCTCTAAAGTATAATCAACCATAACTCAAATGTTTGGGTGGTCCTTGATCTAAACATCTACTACTCTTTACAACAATACTAAGGCCTAGGAGAAGCACTTAATATGGTATTATTGGTAGTCTAAGAAATGAGATTCACTCTTTAGTAAGGCTTCATTTTCATATCCACCTACCCCACAAAATTGCCGAGTACAGAAGTACGGACATATTGTTGCAAATTGTACATTGAAAAtagataaacaaacaaaaatggaAGCTGTCTACTAACGTGCAATGAAATCTATATGCAAATGATAGCAATGAAAATAGTGACAGCTAAAGTCACCTTTTCGTTTCTCAGCCTAATAATAAGGGGAAaagattttataatttgattgaagaaaaatCTTAAGGTGATTTGTGAAATTAACAGTAACTTGAAGAAGTAAGTAACTCACTGCAATTGAATTCGCGATGAAGTTCATCATTCAGTACACATAGattatcaattaaatataatttgcAGATCACATTATAAAACAGTATATAAAAGAGTATTTACCAAGTTGACAATATGCTGGCTCAAATCTAACATTTCTATTAGTTTTTTCCATCTTCTTCGTCAGTAACAATAACCTGTAA contains the following coding sequences:
- the LOC107908984 gene encoding probable anion transporter 5, encoding MTWMNLPNRYLIVILTFVSTCVCYIERVGFSIAYTVAADAAGINQSSKGTILSTFYYGYACSQVPGGWAAQKIGGRKVLLLSFVLWSLTCFLVPLDPNRVTILVVARLLVGVAQGFIFPSIHTVLAQWVPPHERSRSVSLTTSGMYLGAAMGMLFLPSLVKLKGPESVFLAEAALGVLWSVLWFKYATDPPRSEHPKAAAAGFGESLLPTEASPRTKMENGGSTVKATKIPWKKILVSRPVWAIVVNNFTFHYALYVLMNWLPTYFEQGLQLSLQEMGSSKMMPYLNMFLFSNIGGIVADHLVTKRVMSVTKTRKFLNTVGFIVASIALLALPIFRTSGGAILCSSVALGFLALGRAGFAVNHMDIAPRYAGIVMGVSNTAGTLAGIIGVDMTGRLLEAAKIEYSGLSSPESWRAVFFIPGWLCIFSSFIFLVFSTGERIFD